Proteins from a genomic interval of Gluconacetobacter diazotrophicus PA1 5:
- the atpD gene encoding F0F1 ATP synthase subunit beta yields MSETTQNEAPVAAQGASQHSNIVGRVTQVRGAVVDVQFEGTLPHILDALHVTFNGQTVVLEVAQEIGEHEVRCIAMDTTDGLMRGTEVVATGGQITVPVGPGTLGRILNVIGEPIDERGPVKSDKRYPIHRKAPSFDEQAAATEILVTGIKVVDLLCPYLKGGKVGLFGGAGVGKTVIIQELINNIAKAHGGVSVFAGVGERTREGNDLYYEMQDAGVIKLGEDTTEGSKVALVYGQMNEPPGARARIALSGLSLAEYFRDEEGQDVLFFVDNIFRFTQAGAEVSALLGRIPSAVGYQPTLATEMGALQERITSTKKGSITSVQAVYVPADDLTDPAPAATFAHLDATTVLNRSIAEMGIYPAVDPLDSTSRSLDPKIVGEEHYQVARDVQRILQTYKSLQDIIAILGMDELSEDDKQVVARARRIQRFLSQPFHVAEVFTGAPGKLVSLEDTVRSFKAIVAGEYDHLPEGAFYMVGSIEEAVAKAEKMKETA; encoded by the coding sequence ATGTCGGAAACCACACAGAACGAGGCTCCTGTCGCAGCGCAGGGCGCCTCGCAGCACAGCAACATCGTCGGGCGCGTGACGCAGGTGCGCGGCGCCGTCGTCGACGTGCAGTTCGAGGGCACGCTGCCGCACATCCTCGATGCACTGCACGTGACCTTCAACGGCCAGACCGTGGTGCTGGAAGTCGCCCAGGAAATCGGCGAGCATGAAGTACGCTGCATCGCCATGGACACGACCGACGGCCTGATGCGCGGGACCGAAGTCGTGGCGACCGGCGGCCAGATCACGGTTCCCGTCGGCCCCGGCACGCTGGGCCGCATCCTGAACGTGATCGGCGAGCCGATCGACGAGCGCGGCCCGGTGAAGTCCGACAAGCGCTATCCGATCCATCGCAAGGCCCCGTCCTTCGACGAGCAGGCCGCCGCGACCGAGATCCTGGTCACGGGCATCAAGGTCGTCGACCTGCTGTGCCCGTACCTGAAGGGCGGCAAGGTCGGCCTGTTCGGCGGCGCCGGCGTGGGCAAGACCGTCATCATCCAGGAACTGATCAACAACATCGCCAAGGCCCATGGCGGCGTGTCGGTGTTCGCGGGCGTCGGCGAGCGCACGCGCGAAGGCAACGACCTGTATTACGAAATGCAGGATGCCGGCGTGATCAAGCTGGGCGAGGACACGACCGAGGGCTCGAAGGTGGCGCTGGTCTACGGCCAGATGAACGAGCCGCCGGGCGCGCGTGCGCGCATCGCGCTGTCGGGCCTGTCCCTGGCCGAGTATTTCCGTGACGAGGAAGGCCAGGACGTTCTGTTCTTCGTCGATAACATCTTCCGCTTCACGCAGGCGGGCGCCGAGGTCTCGGCCCTGCTGGGCCGTATCCCCTCCGCCGTGGGCTACCAGCCGACGCTGGCGACCGAAATGGGCGCGCTGCAGGAGCGTATCACCTCGACGAAGAAGGGATCGATCACCTCGGTGCAGGCCGTCTACGTTCCGGCCGACGATCTGACCGACCCGGCGCCGGCCGCGACCTTCGCCCATCTGGACGCGACGACGGTGCTGAACCGCTCGATCGCGGAAATGGGCATCTACCCCGCCGTCGATCCGCTGGATTCCACCTCGCGCTCGCTGGACCCCAAGATCGTGGGCGAGGAGCATTACCAGGTGGCCCGCGACGTGCAGCGTATCCTGCAGACCTACAAGTCGCTGCAGGACATCATCGCGATCCTGGGCATGGACGAACTGTCCGAGGACGACAAGCAGGTGGTGGCGCGTGCCCGCCGCATCCAGCGCTTCCTGTCGCAGCCCTTCCACGTGGCCGAAGTCTTCACCGGCGCGCCGGGCAAGCTGGTGTCGCTGGAAGACACGGTGCGTTCGTTCAAGGCGATCGTGGCCGGCGAATACGACCATCTGCCGGAAGGCGCGTTCTACATGGTCGGATCGATCGAGGAAGCGGTGGCCAAGGCCGAGAAGATGAAGGAAACGGCCTGA
- the atpC gene encoding ATP synthase F1 subunit epsilon: protein MPIKVEIVSPEKVLFSRAVDMALIPGLEGDIAAMPDHAPMMLLLRGGVVELHQDGAVTDRFFVAGGFADMTETSCTILADQATALSDLSVEAAQARLAELEASYDKADKMNVPVLDLLMAKMQSARAEIEAAGGPAVQGA, encoded by the coding sequence ATGCCGATTAAGGTCGAGATCGTCAGCCCCGAGAAGGTCCTCTTCTCGCGCGCGGTCGACATGGCGCTGATCCCGGGCCTGGAGGGCGATATCGCCGCCATGCCCGACCATGCGCCGATGATGCTGCTGCTGCGCGGTGGTGTCGTCGAACTGCATCAGGACGGGGCGGTGACGGACCGGTTCTTCGTGGCCGGCGGCTTCGCCGACATGACGGAGACAAGCTGCACCATCCTGGCCGACCAGGCGACCGCGCTGTCCGACCTGTCGGTCGAGGCGGCCCAGGCCCGTCTGGCGGAACTGGAAGCCTCGTACGACAAGGCCGACAAGATGAACGTGCCGGTGCTGGACCTGCTGATGGCCAAGATGCAGTCGGCCCGCGCGGAAATCGAAGCGGCGGGCGGCCCAGCGGTCCAGGGCGCGTAA